The window ATTAAATTTTTCTTCATTATTTAGCTGTTCCTTGAAAATATAGCTCATCTTTGACGAACCTATCTTTTATATCAAAACCAGTTAAATCTGAAATCATCTTTACGTCCATACTTTGTAGATATCTTTGGGCCTCGTTTTTATCTTCAAAAAATCCTATGAGTATAGACCAATAATCTTCTTTACTCTGAGGATATTTCCCGTTATAGACAAAGGCAGGTATATTGGCTTGTCTTAATAATATAGTAGGAAAAACCACAGGAGCAGGGGAATTATATAGACGAATTTGAATAGATAACATATTTTGCAAATCTTGCCCAACTTGCAGATCATAATCAGCACGATACAAATAATACTTATTTTCATTTTCAAATATGAAGTAAGGAATTTCATTTTCTAATGCAAACAACGCCTCTTCATAGGCTTGCCTTTGGTTGTAAAAAATTCTTACACTTCCAGGGTTGTATGGTTTTAATAAGGAAACTGAGTTATTTAATAGTATATGAAAATCAAGCTCTTGAATATTATAACTTACTTCAGCTTTGGTACTTCCTATTTCAATTTCAGGCAATTTCAATTCTTCTATTGGATTGGTTGTAGGAGCTTGATTCTCTAGGCTTGAATAATTATTATAAAACTCTAACTCCTCGATCTTTAGGGTTAGTTGATTCATTTGGCTTTTTAAATAAATTGTATAGCCTGTAAGAATAAAAGTAACCATGGGTAATATAAATGTAATTATTAAAATAAGTCTAAACCAAACAGCATTCTTATTTTGCATTACACACCTCTCAACAAACCATTGAATTCTGGTATATAATCTTTTATTTCACCAAAATTCAAAATAGCACTCTCGAATCCATCTTCAGTAATTAATACTTCCCTAATCGGTATATTTTTTATAGTTGACTTGATACTTTTTATTTTTACAGACTTTAGATTATTAAATCCAGTAATATTCTCAAAAATATTTACAAAATTTTTTTCTTTAATATAATTGAATTTATAACTTAAAAACACAAGAAAAGCAAAAGACAACGCCTCATTCTTAATGAAATCAGGACTATTAGTAGTATCTATAAGATATTTCATCAATTTTGTCCCTGGGAAAGGGAAATCATTAGAATACAATGATAAAGCAAATTTTACAGATGAATAAAGGTATTCTTCAAGATCTAAACGAATAAAATTTTTTGAGTATTTCAACGATAAAGTTGCGAAGTTCTTATCGAATAAAAGACCCAAAATATAACCTAAGAAAAAATGGTTTTTCATATCATGTTTTTCTAAAAACTTACAAAAATAAGGGTCAACATACACAAAATCAGGATATCCTGACACTTTTAAGAAATTTTTCGTGTAGTTTAAATCTAGGTAAAATTCGCCTGAAACTGGTAAATATATCATTGAAGACAACGTTGTTGGCACGATAGTAAATGTGCCTTTTGGAAAATCTAAAGTGTGAAAAACGTAACCAGCCAAATCAATTAAAGATCCTCCACCTACCACTATCAAGTTGTTGTAATTTTCAGACATCATTATTTTGCATAATTCTAAATACCTATCAAAATATTTTGCTTCACTTCCACCTTTTTCAAAGATGATGTTTGAACGGTCTTCAAAATATAAATTTCTTTTTAACTTTTCGTCAATAATAAGCAGTGTTCCATATTTTGAAGTATATTTTTTTAAAAAACTTTCATAGTAGCCGACATTTATGTTTATTGTAATGTCTTTTTCAATCCCTTTTGAAAAACTAAGGCTTTTCATTATATTTCATCCTTTTATTAAATTCTCTCTATTTTTTCAACCCGGGTTTTGTGTCTCCCGCCTTCAAACTCCGTTGATAAAAACTTATCAACCGTCCAAATTGCTAAGTCTGGCCCCATAAGTCTTCCTGCTAAAACTAATACATTTGCATCGTTATGTTTACGCGCATATTCTGCCATAGAAGGATAAAGACACAATGCACCACGAATACCTTTAACTTTATTTACAGATATGGACATACCAATGCCAGTTCCACACAACCCAATACCGAAATCAACTTCTTTTTTAGCAACTTTTTCTCCTAATATTTTTGCATAATCAGGATAATCTACGCTCTCTTCAGAATCAGTTCCTAAATCTATAAAATCTATATTTTTACTTTTCAAATACTTTTTAATAGCTTCCTTCATTTTATATGCTGCATGATCAGAAGCAATCGCTATTTTCACACTCAATTCACTCCTTATAAAAAGCAACAATAGTTATATAAATTTACATGAATCTGATTAAACCAACCATTTTACCTTGTATCTTTAATCTGTTGGCTTTAATTTTTATCTCTTTCATTTGCTTGTTTTCCGGAATTAGCAGAATTTCTTCTTCATTCAATCTTTTAAATTTTTTTAAGGTGGCATTCCTGTCATCTATTAATGCCACTACTATATCCCCATCATTAGCGTACTCTTGTCTTCTAATTATAACAAAATCTCCACTCCTAATCTGTGCATCTATC of the Petrotoga sp. 9PW.55.5.1 genome contains:
- the rpiB gene encoding ribose 5-phosphate isomerase B, translated to MKIAIASDHAAYKMKEAIKKYLKSKNIDFIDLGTDSEESVDYPDYAKILGEKVAKKEVDFGIGLCGTGIGMSISVNKVKGIRGALCLYPSMAEYARKHNDANVLVLAGRLMGPDLAIWTVDKFLSTEFEGGRHKTRVEKIERI